A genomic stretch from Anaerolinea thermophila UNI-1 includes:
- a CDS encoding nucleotidyltransferase domain-containing protein, whose translation MRSLHSSVLKWPDARTVDAAVRAWAAQLASAHPEVLKVGYWGSYARGDWGVGSDVDLVLILSRSDLPFDQRGRTLDATSLPVPADLLVYTLEEWLNLPEEGRFKKTLASEIVWVFERNP comes from the coding sequence GTGAGATCCTTGCATTCGTCCGTTCTCAAATGGCCTGACGCCCGTACAGTGGATGCGGCGGTTCGGGCATGGGCGGCACAACTGGCTTCTGCACACCCTGAAGTGCTGAAAGTGGGCTATTGGGGTTCGTATGCCCGCGGCGACTGGGGGGTAGGGAGTGACGTGGATCTGGTGCTGATTCTTTCCCGGTCAGACCTGCCTTTTGACCAGCGCGGAAGGACGTTGGATGCCACTTCATTACCCGTCCCCGCTGATTTGCTGGTTTATACCCTGGAAGAATGGCTGAATCTTCCTGAAGAAGGGCGGTTCAAGAAAACGCTGGCGAGCGAAATCGTCTGGGTGTTTGAGCGCAATCCCTGA
- a CDS encoding Trm112 family protein produces MVHPDLMEILRCPVCVREEGKTGLLTLSRDYWLVCQDCQRKYPIVDEIPVMLIDEGDKWIQTAVEDLPVPPPAPK; encoded by the coding sequence ATGGTACACCCTGACTTGATGGAGATTTTACGCTGTCCTGTGTGCGTTCGAGAAGAAGGCAAAACGGGATTGCTGACCCTTTCGCGGGATTACTGGCTGGTGTGTCAGGACTGCCAGCGCAAATACCCCATCGTGGATGAAATTCCGGTGATGCTGATTGACGAAGGGGACAAGTGGATTCAGACAGCAGTGGAAGACCTGCCTGTCCCGCCCCCCGCGCCAAAGTAA
- a CDS encoding DUF6056 family protein, which produces MPFKADKRALLERGLLLGGSWASLTLTLYLFLLQPFHTISRIRLGLSAVLAGMIILLLFLWSERDEALPPRVSKGWLVLFALWGTLLVYFAKPQPSMALFALPETLEVTFVPLEANTAAVQILWLNDGVADISFRQIDWAGNAQIQPDGVRLSLTKDQPGGFRWQGKGWQSFTLTLKSNSPLKAYLRTQRANYEEIIEPTEDAEYTLHLPIGNPGISGVFLALIWGNVFLSFFLFLLMSVAFPHRNISLRLSLRWQDLLPWFILALFALLGWGAGMVIAQYNRLYADDYCYLNILHENGWLKANMHAYLHITGRFAGHFLDFIAYHLGESIAPLGIYVLFAAGGGGLYLLMRTLYPQSKVWHTASLAAALPLFALITTANPVQSVFWTLHALSVCAGLGFLLLTFRQVFRWMDTPPALKNRLGLFLLAVFTGGFHETLSIFGILFLSLLAWLDWRSQRHQGKQKEFPVSAVAVLGLLMGFLIVIIAPGNTSRMAEIGITFDLKEIFRQTPNLILSSFRWMLGGPYQNGFTLLVLLAVFLLGLQWGLRHAIPSYGFLPLHPLEKLAFFFLPFVSILLMLLPSAVLRGFFPLRSLFIPQTVLILGMFGHGIWAGTWLREQNLKLLAPVAIVATALILWMGWLIFPAVSRFHQEMKLHAAEWDTRAAFITQAHTAGQNTVLVPPYRYIAEVDLQPDPENWLNRCIQTYYGITVQLESIEQP; this is translated from the coding sequence ATGCCGTTTAAAGCGGATAAACGCGCATTGCTTGAAAGAGGATTGCTCTTGGGGGGCTCGTGGGCAAGCCTGACCCTTACCCTTTATCTCTTTTTGCTTCAGCCCTTCCATACCATCAGCCGCATCAGGCTGGGACTGAGTGCCGTCCTGGCAGGCATGATCATCTTACTGCTCTTTCTCTGGTCTGAGCGGGATGAAGCCCTTCCGCCGCGCGTGTCCAAAGGCTGGCTGGTGCTTTTTGCCCTGTGGGGAACCCTGCTGGTGTATTTCGCCAAGCCCCAGCCCTCAATGGCTCTCTTTGCTCTTCCCGAAACCCTCGAGGTGACCTTCGTACCGCTGGAAGCGAATACGGCGGCGGTACAAATCCTCTGGCTGAACGACGGCGTTGCCGATATTTCCTTCCGACAAATCGACTGGGCAGGGAACGCTCAAATTCAGCCGGATGGCGTGCGTCTATCCCTCACAAAAGACCAGCCCGGCGGCTTCCGCTGGCAGGGAAAGGGCTGGCAGTCCTTTACCCTCACCCTGAAAAGCAACAGCCCGCTGAAAGCGTATCTTCGCACGCAACGGGCAAATTACGAAGAAATTATTGAACCCACAGAGGATGCTGAATATACCCTTCATCTTCCCATTGGAAACCCCGGCATTAGCGGTGTTTTTCTTGCCCTGATATGGGGAAATGTGTTCCTCAGTTTCTTCCTTTTCCTCTTGATGAGTGTAGCCTTCCCCCATCGAAACATTTCTCTCAGGCTCTCCCTTCGCTGGCAGGACCTTTTACCATGGTTCATCCTTGCCCTGTTTGCCCTGCTGGGATGGGGCGCCGGGATGGTCATCGCCCAATACAACCGCCTGTATGCCGACGACTACTGTTACCTGAACATTCTGCACGAAAACGGCTGGCTCAAAGCCAATATGCACGCCTACCTGCACATCACCGGGCGCTTTGCCGGGCACTTTCTGGACTTTATCGCCTACCATCTGGGCGAAAGCATTGCCCCGCTTGGTATATATGTGCTGTTCGCCGCGGGGGGCGGCGGCTTATACCTGCTGATGCGCACCCTGTATCCGCAATCCAAAGTCTGGCATACGGCAAGCCTAGCCGCGGCACTTCCCCTCTTTGCCCTTATCACCACCGCCAATCCAGTGCAGTCGGTCTTCTGGACCCTGCATGCGCTGAGCGTGTGCGCCGGGCTGGGCTTTCTTCTTCTGACCTTCAGGCAGGTTTTTCGGTGGATGGACACCCCGCCAGCCCTGAAAAATCGCCTGGGGTTGTTCCTGCTGGCAGTCTTCACCGGCGGTTTCCATGAAACCCTGTCCATCTTCGGAATTTTGTTCCTCTCTCTGCTGGCATGGCTGGACTGGCGTTCCCAAAGGCACCAAGGCAAGCAGAAGGAATTCCCTGTAAGTGCTGTTGCTGTACTGGGACTTTTGATGGGATTTCTAATCGTCATCATCGCCCCAGGAAATACCTCACGGATGGCAGAAATTGGTATCACTTTTGACCTGAAAGAAATCTTCAGGCAAACCCCCAATTTAATTCTCTCCAGTTTCCGCTGGATGCTGGGCGGACCTTACCAGAATGGCTTTACCCTGCTCGTCCTGCTGGCGGTCTTTCTGCTTGGCTTGCAATGGGGATTGCGCCATGCGATTCCATCGTATGGCTTCCTGCCGCTCCACCCGCTGGAAAAACTGGCTTTCTTCTTTCTACCCTTCGTTTCCATCCTGCTCATGCTTCTGCCCTCAGCCGTGTTGAGAGGCTTTTTCCCTTTACGTTCACTATTCATTCCGCAAACGGTGTTGATTCTGGGAATGTTTGGACACGGCATTTGGGCAGGTACGTGGTTAAGGGAACAAAACCTGAAGTTGCTTGCTCCAGTTGCCATCGTTGCCACGGCGCTCATTCTCTGGATGGGCTGGCTGATCTTTCCTGCCGTTTCCCGCTTTCATCAGGAGATGAAACTGCACGCCGCTGAATGGGACACCCGCGCGGCTTTCATCACGCAAGCCCACACGGCAGGACAAAATACGGTACTTGTCCCGCCCTACCGCTATATTGCCGAAGTGGACCTGCAACCAGATCCCGAGAACTGGTTGAATCGGTGCATTCAAACTTATTACGGGATTACCGTTCAACTGGAATCTATTGAACAACCCTGA
- a CDS encoding HEPN domain-containing protein: protein MANRAGDWLRQAERDLEQARDSQRAGRHEWACFAAHQAAEKALKSLHLHFGQEAWGHVVARLFSDLPAQVQIPENLVEKGRVLDNFYVPTRYPNGHPEGAPFEHYGILQSEQAITYAGEILAFVRSQMA, encoded by the coding sequence ATGGCAAATCGCGCCGGAGATTGGCTGAGACAGGCAGAGCGGGATTTGGAACAGGCTCGGGACTCCCAGCGGGCTGGCAGGCATGAGTGGGCATGCTTTGCCGCTCATCAGGCGGCAGAGAAAGCCCTGAAATCCCTGCACTTGCATTTTGGACAGGAAGCCTGGGGGCATGTGGTGGCGCGCCTGTTCAGCGATTTGCCGGCACAGGTACAAATACCTGAGAATTTGGTTGAGAAGGGCCGCGTATTGGATAACTTCTATGTGCCTACCCGTTACCCTAACGGACATCCAGAAGGCGCGCCATTTGAACACTATGGTATCCTGCAAAGTGAGCAAGCCATAACCTATGCCGGTGAGATCCTTGCATTCGTCCGTTCTCAAATGGCCTGA
- a CDS encoding CAP domain-containing protein — protein MKRIFLFLSLILWVFIAIAQTPLPEEVIGEPVMLDTPSQPGLLFTGCTRVNVAPMNDAYEHRVVELSNIERDKLGIPPLKRNTDLDYAGRFHSKDMMDEDYFDHNSYDGETQVCLWYTRVGNFYTGYSSLAENIAAGHSTPEAVVEAWMNSPGHKANILDSNYREIGVGYTYGGGTYYRYWTQDFGTRSSVYPIVINLEAAQTASPDVNLYIYGKGKWSEMRLRNDSGTWTAWMPFQERVNGWSLPWIAGTRTVSVELRSGTTTTSASDTITLTTSGNRLGNLPDSITFLYDKSTGTLYPSASLALQPTNSLNSTPLTWSAAVNPTSNFLQLSRTSGTTPNDTLLVMPHASTLQNVGTTLGTLTIAITNPVYPPEGSSKTIPVRVSVVNSLNARVYLPAVLR, from the coding sequence ATGAAACGCATTTTCCTGTTTCTTTCTCTCATCCTGTGGGTTTTCATTGCCATTGCCCAGACCCCGCTTCCCGAGGAAGTCATCGGCGAGCCGGTGATGCTGGATACCCCATCCCAACCCGGTTTGCTCTTTACCGGTTGCACGCGGGTCAATGTTGCCCCGATGAACGATGCCTATGAACACCGCGTGGTGGAACTCAGCAACATCGAGCGCGATAAGTTAGGCATTCCCCCGCTGAAACGCAACACCGACCTGGACTATGCCGGGCGCTTCCACTCCAAAGATATGATGGATGAGGACTACTTCGATCATAATTCCTACGACGGCGAAACCCAAGTTTGTTTATGGTATACGAGGGTAGGCAATTTCTATACAGGCTATTCTTCACTGGCTGAAAACATCGCCGCAGGACACTCCACCCCCGAAGCAGTGGTAGAAGCCTGGATGAATTCTCCCGGACATAAAGCCAACATTCTCGACAGCAATTACCGCGAGATTGGCGTGGGCTACACCTACGGCGGGGGCACCTACTACCGCTACTGGACGCAGGACTTTGGCACCCGTTCCAGCGTTTATCCCATCGTCATTAATCTGGAAGCCGCGCAAACCGCTTCTCCGGATGTGAATTTATACATCTACGGCAAGGGAAAATGGAGCGAAATGCGCCTGCGCAACGACTCAGGCACCTGGACAGCGTGGATGCCTTTTCAGGAACGGGTCAACGGCTGGAGTCTGCCCTGGATTGCCGGCACGCGCACCGTCTCAGTGGAACTTCGCAGTGGCACAACCACCACCAGCGCCAGCGACACGATTACACTGACCACCAGCGGAAACCGCCTGGGCAACCTGCCCGATTCCATCACTTTTCTCTACGACAAAAGCACCGGCACCCTGTACCCTTCGGCTTCTCTTGCTCTGCAACCGACAAACTCCCTTAACAGCACGCCGCTCACCTGGAGCGCCGCAGTGAACCCCACCAGTAACTTCCTGCAACTCAGCCGCACCAGCGGCACTACCCCCAACGATACCCTTCTGGTCATGCCGCATGCTTCCACACTGCAAAATGTGGGAACCACACTGGGAACGCTGACCATCGCCATCACCAACCCCGTATATCCGCCCGAGGGTTCGAGCAAAACCATTCCTGTTCGTGTCAGCGTGGTGAATTCTCTCAATGCGCGCGTATATTTGCCCGCCGTGCTTCGGTAA
- a CDS encoding LCP family protein: MARVSSRYRQSQPSLDRTTLILLGVFVVLALATAVVAYLWARNLFSSWTMTGMGNAPAASSPAQSGEQNQGNSNVPLPEGPLQNNGAGPEPKPWDGKTRVTLLVMGLDYRDCEDNFAECDQNGASRTDSMMLLTVDPVSKTAGMLSIPRDLWVQIPGFDYGKINTAYFLGEVYKLPDGGPGLAMRTVEQLLGVPIQYYALVDFNAFVRIIDELGGVKIRPKERIKLDPIGPNNTIWLDPGVYVVDGATALAYARNRYTEGGDFDRAARQQEVLISIRDRVLQFNMLPTLIAKAPRLYAEVQSGVRTNLTLEQIVQLAWLSQQIDKENIKRGIIGPPNYVTFSTSPDGQAIEIPVTDQIRVLRDEIFATGGPVGPAAVTDDPEELVKQEAARILVKNGTTTGGLAGRTAEYLRSKGLNVTGEGNADQVYSFNTLIDYSGKPYTMTLLLDMLGKDNTRVISRYDPNAQVDIEIILGTPFAQSNPLP; this comes from the coding sequence ATGGCTCGTGTAAGTTCTCGATATCGACAATCCCAACCTTCGCTGGATCGCACCACGCTGATTCTGCTGGGGGTGTTTGTGGTACTGGCGCTGGCGACCGCCGTTGTGGCGTATCTCTGGGCGCGCAACCTGTTCTCTTCGTGGACGATGACCGGTATGGGCAATGCCCCTGCCGCCTCATCCCCTGCCCAAAGCGGCGAACAAAATCAGGGCAACAGCAATGTGCCTCTTCCAGAAGGTCCTCTGCAAAACAACGGTGCCGGACCGGAACCCAAACCCTGGGACGGGAAGACCCGCGTCACTCTGCTGGTGATGGGCTTGGATTATCGCGATTGTGAGGACAACTTTGCCGAGTGCGACCAGAACGGCGCTTCGCGCACCGACAGTATGATGTTGTTAACCGTTGACCCGGTGAGCAAAACCGCCGGGATGCTCTCCATCCCGCGCGATCTGTGGGTGCAAATCCCCGGCTTTGATTACGGCAAAATCAACACCGCTTACTTCCTCGGGGAGGTGTATAAACTGCCGGATGGCGGTCCGGGGCTTGCCATGCGCACCGTGGAGCAATTGCTGGGCGTGCCCATTCAGTACTATGCGCTGGTGGACTTCAACGCCTTTGTACGCATCATTGATGAACTGGGCGGGGTCAAGATTCGCCCCAAAGAACGCATCAAACTCGACCCCATCGGTCCCAACAACACCATCTGGCTGGATCCGGGGGTGTACGTGGTGGATGGCGCTACCGCGCTGGCGTATGCGCGTAACCGCTACACCGAGGGCGGAGACTTTGACCGCGCCGCCCGCCAGCAGGAAGTACTCATCTCCATTCGCGACCGCGTTTTGCAGTTCAACATGCTCCCCACGCTGATTGCCAAAGCACCGCGCCTGTATGCTGAGGTGCAATCCGGCGTGCGCACCAACCTGACACTGGAGCAAATCGTTCAACTGGCGTGGCTGAGCCAGCAAATTGACAAGGAAAACATCAAGCGCGGTATCATCGGACCGCCCAATTATGTGACGTTCAGCACCTCTCCCGATGGGCAAGCCATCGAGATTCCGGTAACTGATCAGATTCGCGTCCTGCGCGATGAAATCTTCGCCACCGGCGGACCGGTCGGTCCTGCGGCAGTCACCGATGACCCCGAGGAACTGGTCAAGCAGGAAGCCGCCCGTATCCTCGTAAAGAATGGTACAACCACCGGTGGGCTGGCAGGCAGGACGGCAGAATACCTGCGCAGTAAAGGCTTGAACGTGACCGGCGAGGGCAATGCCGATCAGGTGTACAGTTTCAACACCCTGATTGATTACAGCGGCAAGCCCTACACCATGACCCTGTTGCTGGACATGCTGGGTAAAGACAACACCCGCGTGATCAGTCGCTACGACCCCAACGCGCAGGTGGATATCGAGATCATTTTGGGAACGCCATTTGCCCAAAGCAACCCGCTACCATAA
- a CDS encoding lysylphosphatidylglycerol synthase transmembrane domain-containing protein, translating into MKAPRSKATWIRWAGTLLTLLLLGYLAAQQDWDTLRASFRQIEVWRWLAALGLTLLSRLAVALRWHVLLASAQPRLRLSQSMRLTFAGLFAANFLPTTIGGDVVRLAGAVQLRMDAALSTASLVADRLIGMAGMTLALPWGLARALDAGMPVLQSAFLSLPGLFQKIRAFAQNLLEHFRFWARKPAPLLISLGFTLVHMACLFSSIAILLEGQGQSIPWLTIAGIWSLVYFITLLPVSINGLGLQEVSSTLLYAHLGGISMEASLTLAVLLRALQMLASLPGALFVPDILAAREGKTQ; encoded by the coding sequence ATGAAAGCACCCCGCTCCAAGGCTACCTGGATTCGCTGGGCAGGCACCCTGCTGACTCTGCTGTTGCTGGGGTATCTGGCGGCGCAACAGGACTGGGACACCCTGCGGGCTTCGTTCCGTCAGATTGAAGTCTGGCGCTGGCTGGCGGCATTGGGGTTGACCCTGCTTTCCCGTCTGGCAGTGGCTCTGCGCTGGCACGTCCTGCTGGCATCCGCTCAGCCGCGCCTGCGCCTCTCGCAAAGTATGCGCCTCACCTTTGCCGGGCTGTTTGCCGCCAATTTCCTTCCCACAACCATCGGCGGGGATGTGGTGCGCCTGGCAGGCGCCGTACAACTGCGCATGGACGCTGCCTTAAGTACCGCTTCACTGGTGGCAGACCGCCTGATCGGCATGGCGGGGATGACGCTGGCACTCCCCTGGGGGCTGGCGCGTGCGCTGGATGCAGGCATGCCTGTCCTGCAAAGCGCGTTTCTTTCTCTTCCGGGATTGTTCCAAAAGATCCGCGCTTTCGCGCAAAACTTGCTGGAACACTTCCGCTTTTGGGCGCGCAAACCTGCTCCGTTGCTGATTTCTCTGGGATTTACCCTTGTCCACATGGCTTGCCTGTTCTCATCCATTGCCATTTTGCTGGAAGGACAGGGGCAATCCATCCCCTGGCTGACGATTGCCGGCATCTGGTCGCTGGTGTACTTTATCACCCTTCTGCCGGTCTCGATTAACGGGCTGGGACTGCAGGAAGTCTCCAGCACCCTGCTTTACGCTCATCTGGGGGGCATCTCCATGGAAGCCAGCCTGACCCTGGCAGTGCTTTTGCGAGCCCTGCAGATGCTTGCCAGCCTGCCGGGAGCGCTGTTCGTGCCGGATATTCTGGCAGCACGGGAGGGCAAAACGCAATGA
- a CDS encoding L,D-transpeptidase, translated as MRKGLAVFFLAMLFWLAGTLSTVKAQSQSEPFTGDALCLPDAYPTGADCLVLGPAAKLTEWSAYGLTYPPRPLPARKPPAELTQSPVSIAKINLPANEPAPLYSTLEDAVNGSNPVRSIDAGKLRYVSIINVQRVNDKPYVQLKTGEWMRASPAAYSSFQGLQFYRTPANSFGWIVDHTRARTAPTYTAPEVDPILYRETAVQIYQIVNRDGTDWYQIGFDRWVERRYIRQVRINTTPPQGVTGNRWIEVNLYDQTLSVYENNQLIFATMVASGGEPFYTRPGLFQIYKKKPLETMQGAFEADRSDFYYLEDVPWTMYFDQARALHGAYWRAWYGFPGTHGCVNLSIGDSAWLFQWAKEGDWVYVWDPSGQTPTDPALYTQGGA; from the coding sequence ATGCGAAAAGGTTTAGCGGTTTTCTTCCTGGCGATGCTATTCTGGCTGGCAGGCACCCTTTCCACGGTTAAAGCCCAAAGCCAGTCGGAACCCTTTACCGGTGATGCCCTGTGCCTGCCGGATGCCTACCCCACCGGCGCCGATTGTCTGGTTCTGGGACCGGCGGCAAAACTGACCGAATGGTCGGCTTATGGGCTGACATACCCCCCGCGCCCCTTACCGGCGCGCAAGCCCCCCGCCGAATTGACCCAAAGCCCGGTTTCGATTGCCAAAATCAACCTGCCTGCTAACGAACCTGCCCCGTTGTACAGCACACTGGAAGATGCCGTGAACGGCAGTAACCCGGTACGCTCTATAGATGCCGGGAAACTGCGCTACGTCTCCATCATCAACGTCCAGCGCGTCAACGATAAGCCTTACGTGCAGTTAAAAACGGGCGAGTGGATGCGCGCCTCGCCCGCGGCATACTCCAGTTTTCAGGGTCTGCAGTTTTACCGCACCCCCGCCAACTCGTTCGGCTGGATTGTGGATCACACCCGCGCCAGAACTGCCCCTACCTACACCGCCCCGGAAGTAGACCCCATCCTGTACCGCGAAACCGCCGTGCAGATTTACCAGATCGTCAACCGCGACGGCACCGACTGGTATCAGATTGGCTTTGACCGCTGGGTGGAACGCCGCTACATTCGTCAGGTACGCATTAACACCACCCCGCCTCAAGGGGTAACCGGCAACCGCTGGATCGAGGTGAACCTGTACGATCAAACGCTCTCGGTGTACGAGAACAATCAGTTAATCTTTGCCACCATGGTAGCCAGCGGCGGCGAGCCTTTCTACACCCGCCCCGGCTTGTTCCAGATTTACAAGAAGAAACCCCTGGAAACCATGCAGGGGGCATTTGAAGCCGACCGTTCCGACTTTTACTACCTGGAAGATGTGCCCTGGACGATGTACTTTGACCAGGCACGCGCCCTGCATGGAGCATACTGGCGGGCATGGTACGGCTTCCCCGGCACGCATGGGTGTGTCAACCTCTCCATTGGCGATTCTGCCTGGCTGTTCCAGTGGGCAAAAGAGGGCGATTGGGTGTATGTGTGGGATCCTTCAGGACAAACTCCCACCGACCCGGCGCTGTACACCCAGGGCGGGGCATAA
- a CDS encoding DUF3592 domain-containing protein has product MEKNRLQPGFWRIVDNDYIATFSIYTIGTLWAVYLIFKVFALEFRDESFYLILSAVLTVLGGAVLAWRYWRIRAFFAKGERTRGKLVKTDFFRSTGWLEYDYTLKGKRYHRKETVHRNPRTRALKEGDLVWVVFDPQRPERAMLADIYEEKG; this is encoded by the coding sequence ATGGAAAAGAATCGTCTTCAGCCCGGTTTCTGGCGCATTGTGGATAATGATTACATTGCCACGTTTTCCATTTACACCATTGGCACGTTGTGGGCGGTATATCTCATCTTTAAGGTCTTTGCGCTGGAATTTCGCGATGAATCTTTTTATCTGATTCTCTCGGCAGTGCTGACCGTGCTGGGTGGTGCCGTGCTGGCGTGGCGCTACTGGCGCATCCGCGCCTTTTTTGCAAAGGGGGAACGCACGCGGGGAAAACTGGTGAAGACTGATTTCTTCCGTTCAACGGGCTGGCTGGAATATGACTACACCCTGAAAGGCAAGCGCTATCACCGCAAAGAAACGGTACACCGCAACCCCCGTACCCGCGCATTGAAGGAAGGCGATCTGGTCTGGGTGGTGTTTGATCCTCAGCGCCCGGAACGCGCCATGCTGGCAGATATTTACGAAGAAAAAGGCTAA
- a CDS encoding glycosyltransferase family 2 protein produces the protein MDLSIVVPVYNEEENLPLLYQAVVAAVVPLNLEWELILVDDGSRDSSPQVLQTLAEQDPQHVRVVLLRRNFGQTAAIAAGIDHSSGEIVVLMDADLQNDPADIPMMLEKIHEGYDVVSGWRKNRQDDLTRTLPSRLANGLISRVTGVHLHDYGCTLKAYRREVLTGFRLYGEMHRFIPVYAHSVGARILEVEVHHHPRRFGKAKYGLERTAKVILDLFTVKFLSSYSNKPIYLFGGVGIILIGMAFLVLFYLFVRRVFFGISVLGSPLFQMSTMVAIFGFQSILMGLIAELLVRTYHESQGKPTYTVRTTINFPPEV, from the coding sequence ATGGATCTCTCAATCGTTGTCCCTGTCTATAACGAAGAAGAAAATCTTCCCCTGTTGTATCAAGCCGTGGTTGCGGCGGTTGTCCCCCTGAATCTTGAATGGGAGTTGATTCTGGTGGACGACGGCAGTCGCGATAGCAGTCCGCAGGTTTTGCAAACCCTGGCAGAGCAGGACCCTCAGCATGTGCGTGTGGTGCTGTTGCGGCGCAATTTTGGGCAAACCGCCGCCATCGCCGCCGGCATTGACCATTCCTCTGGTGAGATTGTCGTGCTGATGGATGCCGACCTGCAAAACGACCCCGCCGATATCCCCATGATGCTGGAAAAGATTCATGAAGGCTACGATGTGGTGAGCGGCTGGCGCAAGAACCGCCAGGATGACCTGACCCGCACACTGCCTTCCCGGCTGGCAAATGGCTTGATTTCCCGCGTGACCGGCGTGCATCTGCACGACTACGGCTGCACGCTGAAAGCCTATCGCCGAGAAGTCCTCACCGGATTCCGGCTTTACGGGGAAATGCACCGCTTCATTCCTGTCTATGCCCATTCGGTAGGCGCGCGCATCCTGGAAGTGGAAGTGCATCATCACCCCCGCCGGTTTGGCAAGGCCAAGTACGGGCTGGAGCGCACTGCCAAGGTGATCCTTGACCTGTTCACGGTGAAGTTCCTTTCCAGTTACTCCAACAAACCCATCTACCTGTTCGGCGGGGTGGGCATCATTCTGATTGGGATGGCGTTTCTGGTGCTGTTCTACCTGTTCGTGCGGCGGGTGTTCTTCGGCATCTCCGTGCTGGGCAGTCCGCTGTTCCAGATGAGCACCATGGTAGCCATTTTTGGCTTCCAGTCCATCCTGATGGGACTGATTGCCGAACTGCTGGTGCGCACCTACCACGAATCGCAGGGCAAACCCACTTACACCGTACGGACAACCATCAATTTTCCCCCTGAGGTATGA